Proteins from a single region of Heterodontus francisci isolate sHetFra1 chromosome 29, sHetFra1.hap1, whole genome shotgun sequence:
- the LOC137346002 gene encoding probable G-protein coupled receptor 139, with protein sequence MHRTIDSIDSIKKLYYPILAVIGVPVNLLAIVILSRGKCGLSTCTTRYLVAMAMADLLVIVTEVILWQIRSYYFPVSFLDITPVCCVQAVLLHAAGDCSVWFTVTFTFDRFVAICCQKLKTKYCTKKTAAVVLATTSILLCSKNIPFYFVYESGEIIDNVPWGCYTKPSYFTDPGWVGFDWFKTVLTPLLPFALILLLNALTVRHILVASRVRKGLRGQSKGENHSDPEMESRRKSVILLFTISGNFILLWLVYVIEFLYYNITGTEPSVYTDSEYIFQQVGYMLLTLSCCTNTFIYVVTQSKFREQVKIAVKYPVTSIIQLMNKQNN encoded by the exons GACAGTATCAAGAAACTATATTACCCAAttcttgctgtcattggtgttcctg ttaatttactggcgattgtgatcctgtctcggggaaagtgcggcctctccacctgcaccactcgctacctggtggccatggcaatggcggatctactggtcattgtcactGAGGTCATATTGTGGCAGATTCGTTCTTATTATTTCCCAGTGTCCtttctggacatcacccctgtgtgttgtGTACAGGCTGTCCTGCTCCATGCAGCcggagattgttctgtctggttcactgtcactttcacctttgatcgatttgtggctatttgttgccagaagctgaaaacaaaatattgcaccaagaaaactgcggctgtggttctcgcaacaaccagcattctgctctgttcaaaaaacatccccttctactttgtatatgaatctggagagataatcgacaatgtaccatggggctgttatacaaagccaagctattttactgatcctggatgggtgggatttgactggtttaagacagttttaaccccattgctcccattcgctttaattctgttgctgaacgctctgacagtcagacacattttagtggccagtcgagtccgtaagggactgaggggtcagagcaagggagagaatcacagtgacccagagatggagagcagaaggaagtctgtgattttactcttcaccatatccggcaacttcatacttctgtggttggtgtatgttatagaattcttatattataacattacaggaacagaACCCAGTGTTTACacagattctgaatatatatttcaacaagtcggatATATGCTGCTGACATTAAGTTGCTGcacgaacacatttatttatgtggtgactcagtccaagttcagagagcaggtcaagatcgcggtgaaatatccggttacatcaattattcaattaatgaataaacaaaacaactga